The proteins below are encoded in one region of Maribacter aestuarii:
- a CDS encoding YfhO family protein, which produces MATKEYADWSTRGKSELTINPDGSAKDNTGGLSKEYITQWSYGVTESFNLFVPRLFGGASQENLGEDSKSFNYLVDKGLPRSSALDFVSGIPLYWGQQPITSGPAYIGAIVFFLFILGLFLVKSKHKWWLVVGTILSLVLSWGKNFSTLTDFMIDYFPLYDKFRAVSSIQVILELCVPILAILALKKMFSTKVDVSAKLSSLKYAAGVVLGLGVLLFVFKGMFDFIGPGDDRLRMTGLEELPEMLRLDRKAVYTSDLLRSMTYVLITSVLLWFYIKGKLKTNLMVLTIGLLIVFDLVGVNLRYVNEDSFVSKRRMLEPFQPTAADKQILEDDGVFRVFDQTDGFDSAKTAYFHQSITGYHAAKPAGMQDLFDFHIYNGNLSVFNMLNVKYLVRQDEEGNSFPIENPNANGNAWFVENLKQVNSANAEIQALDSLNTKVTAVVNTNDFKNINRYNYQIDSTASISLIDYKPNHLSYTTNNPNAGVAVFSEMYYGNGWNAYIDGELTDHFRVNYVLRALKVPEGKHKVEFKFEPKVVEQGSKITLASTLLLGLILLGGIGFSFWKGKKEDKS; this is translated from the coding sequence ATGGCAACCAAGGAATATGCGGATTGGAGTACCCGGGGAAAAAGTGAATTAACAATAAATCCCGATGGTTCCGCAAAGGACAATACGGGAGGATTGAGTAAAGAATATATTACCCAGTGGAGTTACGGTGTAACCGAATCTTTTAATCTTTTCGTACCGCGTTTATTTGGAGGCGCAAGTCAAGAAAATCTCGGTGAGGACTCAAAATCGTTCAATTATTTGGTGGACAAGGGATTGCCCCGATCCAGTGCTCTGGATTTTGTTAGCGGTATTCCTTTGTATTGGGGACAACAACCCATAACCTCTGGTCCGGCTTACATAGGTGCAATTGTTTTCTTTTTGTTTATTCTGGGATTGTTTCTGGTAAAAAGTAAACACAAGTGGTGGTTGGTAGTTGGAACTATACTGTCATTGGTGCTATCATGGGGAAAGAATTTCAGTACGCTTACCGATTTTATGATCGATTATTTTCCGCTTTATGACAAATTCCGTGCAGTTTCTTCTATACAGGTAATATTGGAACTCTGTGTACCTATTTTAGCGATTCTCGCACTTAAAAAAATGTTCTCGACAAAGGTGGATGTATCTGCTAAACTGAGTTCCCTTAAATATGCCGCGGGGGTTGTTTTGGGCTTGGGAGTTCTTCTTTTTGTATTTAAGGGAATGTTCGATTTTATTGGTCCGGGAGATGACCGCTTACGTATGACCGGACTGGAAGAATTACCAGAGATGCTGCGTTTAGATCGTAAGGCTGTTTATACCAGCGATTTGCTCCGTTCAATGACCTATGTGCTAATAACAAGCGTGCTACTATGGTTTTATATTAAAGGAAAGCTCAAAACAAATTTGATGGTATTGACGATTGGGCTTTTGATAGTTTTTGATTTAGTAGGGGTGAACCTTAGGTATGTGAACGAGGATAGTTTTGTGTCCAAGAGAAGAATGTTGGAACCGTTTCAGCCCACAGCAGCCGATAAACAAATTTTGGAGGATGACGGTGTTTTTAGGGTATTTGACCAAACCGATGGTTTTGACTCTGCAAAGACCGCATATTTTCACCAGAGTATTACCGGATACCATGCGGCGAAACCGGCAGGTATGCAGGACCTTTTCGATTTTCATATCTACAATGGTAATCTTTCAGTATTCAACATGCTTAACGTAAAATACTTAGTAAGACAGGACGAAGAAGGAAATAGTTTTCCGATTGAAAACCCAAATGCCAATGGTAATGCATGGTTTGTAGAAAACTTGAAACAAGTGAATTCTGCCAATGCAGAAATTCAAGCATTGGATAGTTTAAACACCAAAGTTACCGCTGTTGTGAATACGAACGATTTTAAGAACATTAATAGATATAATTATCAAATAGATTCCACTGCCTCTATAAGTCTTATTGATTATAAACCCAATCATCTTAGTTATACAACCAACAATCCAAATGCCGGGGTAGCCGTCTTTTCTGAAATGTATTACGGTAATGGCTGGAACGCCTATATTGATGGAGAACTTACGGACCACTTTCGTGTCAACTATGTTTTAAGGGCCTTGAAGGTTCCTGAAGGAAAGCATAAGGTCGAATTCAAATTTGAGCCCAAAGTCGTTGAACAAGGGAGTAAGATTACATTGGCGAGTACTTTGCTATTGGGACTAATATTACTTGGCGGAATAGGTTTTTCTTTCTGGAAGGGTAAAAAGGAAGACAAATCCTAA
- a CDS encoding glycosyltransferase family 4 protein has translation MKKVLVITYYWPPAGGPGVQRWLKFVKYLRDFDIEPVVYIPENPQYPLLDDTFRDEIASDITVYKHPIFEPYRLASLFSRKKTKRISAGIIQTKNQSLLEKLMLWIRGNLFIPDARKYWVKPSVKFLTGILEKEGIDTVITTGPPHSVHLIGYHLKESKGIKWISDFRDPWTSIGYHKKLKLTTRSKNRHKELERMVLNNADKILVTSQTTKEEFEGITKRPINVITNGFDHLRPGQIALDEKFTISHIGSMLTGRNPKNLWKILGELIKENKSFNETLVLQFIGVLSDDVMTSIRHFGLEGHMKVIGYVSHEEAIKYQQKSQVLLLAEIDVEDTKGIIPGKLFEYMAAERPILGIGPENWEVAKIVSETKTGAIFEHSAHFQLKNVLLNWFEQYQQNQLAVSSVDINQYSRRELTRKLAEYI, from the coding sequence ATGAAAAAGGTATTGGTCATCACGTACTATTGGCCGCCAGCTGGTGGTCCCGGGGTACAGCGATGGCTTAAATTCGTAAAATACCTGAGGGATTTTGATATTGAACCCGTGGTTTATATCCCAGAAAATCCCCAATATCCATTATTGGACGATACGTTCAGAGACGAAATTGCTTCGGACATCACCGTTTATAAACACCCCATTTTTGAACCGTATCGATTAGCAAGCCTATTTTCTCGTAAAAAGACAAAGCGGATTAGTGCCGGAATTATTCAAACTAAAAATCAATCGCTTTTAGAAAAACTGATGCTTTGGATTCGGGGTAATCTGTTTATTCCAGATGCCCGAAAATATTGGGTGAAACCTTCCGTCAAATTTTTGACTGGTATTTTAGAGAAAGAAGGTATTGATACTGTTATTACTACAGGTCCGCCACATAGTGTTCATCTAATAGGTTACCACCTAAAAGAGAGTAAAGGCATAAAATGGATATCGGATTTTAGGGATCCTTGGACTTCTATTGGTTACCATAAGAAACTGAAACTAACCACACGTTCCAAAAATCGGCACAAGGAGTTAGAACGTATGGTTTTGAACAACGCTGATAAAATTTTAGTGACCAGCCAAACAACAAAAGAAGAATTTGAAGGAATCACGAAACGACCTATAAATGTGATCACCAATGGCTTTGATCACTTAAGACCAGGTCAGATAGCATTGGATGAAAAGTTTACCATTTCCCATATCGGCTCCATGCTCACTGGGCGTAACCCAAAAAATCTCTGGAAAATCCTTGGAGAACTGATCAAAGAAAATAAATCCTTTAATGAGACACTGGTTTTACAGTTTATAGGTGTTCTCAGTGATGATGTGATGACAAGTATTAGACACTTCGGATTGGAAGGGCACATGAAAGTTATTGGCTATGTTTCTCATGAAGAAGCCATTAAGTACCAGCAAAAATCACAGGTTTTGCTTTTGGCCGAAATAGATGTGGAGGATACAAAGGGTATAATTCCAGGTAAGCTGTTCGAATATATGGCCGCTGAAAGGCCTATACTTGGTATAGGACCAGAGAATTGGGAAGTGGCTAAAATAGTAAGTGAAACTAAGACTGGAGCTATATTTGAACACAGCGCTCATTTTCAATTGAAAAATGTACTTTTAAATTGGTTTGAACAATATCAGCAAAATCAACTTGCAGTATCTTCTGTAGATATTAATCAATACAGTAGGCGGGAACTCACGAGAAAACTAGCGGAATATATCTAA
- a CDS encoding oligosaccharide flippase family protein — translation MGIVLKQSLNNTIVTYIGFAIGAINTLFLYTNFMQADNYGLVQVVLSVSAVLMPILAFGVPNSLVKFYSSFQSKAEQDSFLTSMLLLPLILIIPVAVLSYVANDAIGSLLSKENPIVREYVWHIFFAGMAMAYFEVFYAWARIRMKSVFGNFMKELFCRVGQSVLLVLLWMELIDIKFFINALVGFYLLRTLIMKIYAYRLRMPKLKFKPPENWVEILKYSALIILGGSTAIVLMEVDKVMLNNYLQLENVAYYAVAGFIASTIAVPSRAMHQITYPMTAEYLNHNDTVGLKSLYQKSSLTLFIISGLLFLLIVLNLEDLYQLLPKGYTGGFMIVFWIGLAKVYDALLGNNNSILYNSDYYRSILFFGVLLAAMAVGLNLWLIPAYGLKGAAIASFSAFAIYNTLKIYYVRSKFHISPFTNETLKVFALMLLVGALFYSFQFSFHPLLNILFKSILMVAMYVGILYRFKISEDVYGVLSKFLKNKK, via the coding sequence ATGGGCATTGTACTAAAGCAGTCTTTGAATAATACCATTGTCACCTATATAGGTTTTGCCATTGGTGCCATCAATACGCTATTCTTGTACACCAATTTTATGCAAGCGGATAATTATGGATTGGTGCAAGTAGTATTGTCCGTTTCAGCCGTACTAATGCCCATATTGGCATTTGGTGTTCCTAACAGTCTTGTGAAATTCTATAGTAGTTTTCAAAGCAAAGCGGAGCAAGATAGTTTTCTAACGTCAATGCTCTTGTTACCCTTAATTTTAATCATCCCGGTTGCCGTCTTAAGTTATGTAGCTAATGATGCCATTGGCAGTCTATTGTCCAAAGAGAACCCGATAGTTCGGGAATACGTTTGGCATATTTTCTTTGCAGGTATGGCGATGGCTTACTTCGAAGTTTTTTATGCATGGGCCCGTATTAGAATGAAGTCGGTCTTTGGTAATTTCATGAAAGAACTTTTTTGCAGGGTAGGGCAGTCGGTTTTGTTGGTCTTGCTATGGATGGAGCTCATAGATATTAAATTTTTCATCAATGCCTTGGTGGGATTTTATTTATTGAGAACGCTGATTATGAAAATTTATGCCTATCGGTTACGGATGCCCAAATTAAAATTTAAGCCACCCGAAAATTGGGTAGAAATTTTAAAGTATAGCGCACTTATTATTTTAGGGGGTTCAACGGCTATAGTTTTAATGGAAGTGGACAAAGTTATGCTTAATAACTATCTACAACTGGAAAATGTAGCCTACTATGCCGTCGCAGGGTTTATTGCTTCTACCATAGCAGTACCATCCAGGGCCATGCATCAGATTACTTACCCCATGACGGCCGAGTATTTAAATCATAATGATACCGTTGGATTGAAAAGTCTGTACCAAAAAAGCTCCTTAACGCTTTTCATTATCTCTGGTCTTCTTTTTTTATTGATAGTTCTGAATCTGGAAGATTTATATCAACTACTTCCAAAAGGATACACCGGTGGATTTATGATTGTATTCTGGATAGGATTAGCCAAAGTTTACGATGCGTTATTAGGAAATAATAATTCTATCCTTTACAACTCGGATTATTATCGCTCCATATTATTTTTCGGAGTTTTATTGGCTGCAATGGCCGTAGGTCTTAATTTATGGCTAATACCTGCATACGGGCTAAAAGGAGCTGCCATTGCCAGTTTTTCAGCTTTTGCTATTTACAACACCCTTAAGATTTATTATGTCCGATCTAAATTTCATATTTCACCCTTTACGAACGAAACTTTAAAGGTTTTTGCCCTTATGTTGCTGGTCGGTGCGCTTTTCTATAGTTTTCAATTCTCTTTTCATCCCCTATTGAATATTCTTTTCAAGAGTATCCTCATGGTTGCCATGTACGTAGGTATTTTGTATCGATTCAAAATATCTGAAGATGTTTATGGAGTGCTCTCCAAATTTTTAAAGAATAAAAAATAA
- a CDS encoding RluA family pseudouridine synthase, with product MILVNGKIGTTATHIHGEERIEYKPPNEIISSKNLDLALEVVYEDDYLAIINKTAGILVSGNRFKTVANALAQNLKKSDQSDWAAPKPVHRLDYPTTGLVLVGKTRASIVALNQLFENKLIYKTYHAVTIGKMESKGKVSLSIDGKSAISEFKVLQTLISERFGYLNLVELNPKTGRRHQLRKHLAALGNPILGDAKYNNPKLILKGKGLYLNATSLQFKHPFTEVNMHIEHELPKKFRKLFEASKASFSSKT from the coding sequence TTGATTTTAGTAAATGGGAAAATTGGAACTACAGCTACCCACATCCACGGTGAGGAACGAATCGAATATAAACCACCAAATGAAATCATTTCTTCTAAAAATCTTGATTTAGCATTGGAAGTTGTCTACGAAGATGATTACCTGGCAATAATCAATAAAACAGCTGGGATTCTAGTAAGCGGAAATAGATTCAAAACAGTGGCGAACGCCCTGGCACAGAACTTAAAAAAGAGCGACCAATCTGATTGGGCGGCACCTAAACCAGTTCATCGGTTAGATTATCCCACCACAGGATTAGTATTGGTTGGTAAGACAAGAGCTAGTATTGTTGCCCTGAATCAGCTTTTTGAAAATAAACTGATTTACAAAACGTATCATGCCGTTACTATTGGTAAAATGGAATCTAAAGGAAAGGTTTCCCTATCCATTGACGGCAAATCAGCTATTTCTGAGTTTAAGGTTTTACAAACCTTAATTTCTGAACGCTTTGGTTATTTGAATTTGGTAGAACTGAATCCTAAGACCGGAAGAAGACATCAGTTGCGAAAACACTTAGCAGCGCTAGGAAATCCAATTCTAGGTGATGCAAAATATAACAATCCCAAATTAATTTTGAAGGGTAAAGGGCTTTATCTTAACGCTACTTCTTTACAATTTAAGCATCCTTTCACAGAGGTAAATATGCATATTGAACACGAACTCCCAAAGAAATTCAGAAAATTGTTCGAAGCAAGCAAGGCCTCTTTTTCTTCTAAGACCTAA
- the uvrA gene encoding excinuclease ABC subunit UvrA, translating into MPSIAEISPKENIIIKGAKLHNLKNIDVVIPRNKLVVITGLSGSGKSSLAFDTLYAEGQRRYVESLSSYARQFLGKLDKPKVDYIKGIAPAIAIEQKVNSTNPRSTVGTTTEIYDYMKLLYARIGKTFSPISGKEVKKDTVTDVVAHIKSFEENTKLLLLAPISIRKDRDAIKSLQLFAKQGYARIKYQGKVIRIDQAPEDIGKEFDLVIDRIITKNDEDFYNRLANAVDTAFFEGKGQCIIESLDNNRQTLFSNQFELDGMQFLEPNVHLFSFNNPYGACPKCEGYGDVIGIDEDLVVPNTALSIYENAVFPWRGESMSWYRDQLVNSAYKFDFPIHKPWYELSEAQQKLVWDGNDHFIGLHKFFGTLEEKSYKIQNRVMLSRYRGKTKCNICNGKRLRPETDYVKVGGTSISELVGLSIEKLIIFFGQLELSKNDAHIANRLLKEINTRLGFLDKVGLNYLTLNRKSNSLSGGESQRINLATSLGSSLVGSMYILDEPSIGLHPKDTENLIEVLISLRNLGNTVIVVEHDEDIMKAADVVIDIGPEAGTHGGEVVAQGTLSEILKSTSLTASYLNGTLEIEVPKDRRTSKNHIEIKGAREHNLKNINVTFPLDMLTVVTGVSGSGKSTLVKKLLYPIILKEVGGYGEKAGQFTSVSGKYSHIKHVEFVDQNPIGRSSRSNPVTYIKAYDDIRNLYASQKLSKIRNYQAKHFSFNVDGGRCEKCKGEGEITVEMQFMADVHLECDTCGGKRFKKDVLEVTFNNCNIDDVLNMTIDDAIAFFEAGEQKKIVGKLKPLQDVGLGYVTLGQSSSTLSGGEAQRIKLASFLVKGTTKDKALFIFDEPTTGLHFHDIQKLLKSFNALIKKGHSIVVIEHNIELIKCADYIIDLGPGGGENGGQLLAEGTPEEVIKSEKSFTAKYLKEKL; encoded by the coding sequence ATGCCCTCCATAGCCGAAATAAGCCCCAAAGAAAATATCATCATCAAAGGTGCAAAGCTGCACAATCTTAAAAATATTGATGTTGTCATCCCAAGAAACAAACTGGTCGTAATTACAGGATTATCCGGTTCCGGAAAATCGAGTTTGGCCTTTGACACCTTATATGCCGAGGGTCAGCGGCGTTATGTAGAAAGTCTATCGTCCTACGCACGACAGTTTTTAGGGAAATTGGACAAACCAAAAGTTGATTATATTAAAGGTATAGCACCGGCTATTGCTATAGAACAAAAAGTAAACTCTACCAATCCGCGCTCAACGGTAGGTACGACCACTGAGATATATGATTATATGAAGTTGCTTTATGCGCGCATCGGAAAGACCTTCTCACCCATTTCCGGAAAAGAGGTGAAAAAAGATACGGTTACGGATGTTGTAGCGCATATTAAATCTTTTGAGGAAAATACAAAACTGTTGCTTCTGGCGCCAATTAGCATTAGAAAAGATAGGGATGCTATAAAATCTTTACAATTATTTGCCAAACAGGGTTACGCACGTATCAAATATCAAGGCAAGGTAATTCGGATAGATCAAGCACCCGAAGACATTGGAAAGGAGTTCGATTTGGTTATTGATAGAATCATCACCAAAAATGACGAGGACTTTTATAATCGTTTGGCAAACGCAGTTGATACGGCGTTTTTTGAAGGCAAAGGACAGTGTATTATAGAATCGTTAGATAATAATCGGCAGACTCTTTTTAGTAACCAATTTGAGTTGGACGGCATGCAATTTTTGGAGCCCAACGTTCATCTGTTCAGTTTCAATAACCCATACGGAGCCTGTCCGAAATGTGAGGGATATGGGGATGTAATAGGTATTGATGAGGACTTGGTGGTTCCCAACACTGCATTGTCTATTTATGAAAATGCAGTTTTTCCTTGGCGAGGCGAGAGCATGAGCTGGTATCGTGATCAATTGGTGAATTCTGCCTATAAATTTGATTTCCCCATACATAAGCCTTGGTACGAGCTTAGCGAAGCACAACAAAAATTGGTTTGGGACGGGAACGACCATTTCATTGGACTTCATAAGTTCTTTGGAACATTGGAAGAAAAAAGTTATAAAATCCAGAATAGGGTGATGCTTTCAAGATATAGGGGCAAGACCAAATGCAATATTTGTAACGGCAAGCGTTTGCGACCGGAAACAGATTACGTAAAAGTGGGTGGAACCTCCATATCGGAATTAGTAGGATTATCCATAGAAAAGTTGATTATTTTCTTTGGACAATTGGAATTGAGCAAAAATGACGCGCACATCGCCAACCGTCTACTAAAAGAAATCAATACCCGCTTGGGCTTTTTGGATAAAGTTGGATTGAATTATTTAACCCTAAACCGGAAGTCCAACTCCTTGTCTGGAGGAGAAAGTCAGCGTATAAATCTAGCAACATCTTTGGGAAGTAGTCTGGTAGGTTCCATGTACATATTGGACGAACCTAGTATTGGGCTGCACCCTAAGGACACAGAAAATCTGATTGAAGTATTAATATCCTTAAGGAATCTGGGTAATACGGTAATCGTGGTGGAACATGATGAGGACATTATGAAAGCGGCCGACGTGGTTATTGATATAGGTCCAGAAGCCGGTACCCATGGCGGCGAGGTAGTTGCACAAGGCACCCTGTCGGAAATTTTAAAATCGACCTCCCTAACGGCTAGTTATCTTAACGGGACCTTGGAAATAGAAGTTCCAAAGGACAGAAGAACGTCTAAAAACCATATTGAAATAAAAGGTGCAAGGGAACACAACCTAAAGAATATCAATGTGACTTTTCCTCTGGACATGCTCACCGTAGTCACGGGAGTTTCCGGTAGTGGTAAGAGTACATTGGTCAAGAAGCTTTTGTACCCTATTATCTTAAAAGAAGTCGGTGGTTATGGCGAAAAGGCAGGGCAATTTACATCGGTATCGGGTAAATACAGCCATATTAAACATGTAGAATTCGTAGACCAAAATCCGATTGGCCGTTCTTCCCGGTCCAACCCTGTGACCTATATAAAGGCTTATGATGACATCCGTAACCTATATGCCAGCCAAAAACTGAGTAAGATTCGAAACTACCAAGCCAAACATTTTTCTTTTAACGTTGACGGTGGTCGTTGTGAAAAATGTAAAGGAGAAGGAGAAATTACGGTAGAGATGCAGTTCATGGCAGATGTACATTTGGAATGTGACACCTGCGGTGGAAAGCGTTTTAAGAAAGATGTCTTGGAAGTTACCTTCAACAATTGCAATATTGATGATGTCCTTAACATGACCATCGATGATGCCATTGCCTTCTTTGAAGCTGGGGAACAGAAAAAAATTGTAGGGAAACTAAAACCGCTACAAGATGTCGGTTTAGGCTACGTTACTTTAGGCCAGTCTTCCTCTACCCTTTCCGGCGGTGAAGCGCAGCGTATAAAGCTAGCCTCCTTTTTGGTGAAAGGGACTACCAAGGACAAGGCACTTTTTATTTTTGATGAACCCACTACTGGGCTTCATTTTCACGATATCCAAAAATTGTTAAAGTCTTTCAATGCCCTCATCAAAAAGGGACATTCCATTGTAGTAATTGAGCACAATATTGAATTGATCAAATGTGCCGATTACATTATTGACCTTGGTCCTGGTGGTGGCGAAAACGGCGGGCAATTATTGGCGGAAGGTACACCGGAAGAAGTTATTAAAAGTGAGAAATCTTTTACAGCGAAGTATCTCAAAGAGAAGTTGTGA
- a CDS encoding RNA polymerase sigma factor, whose product MELRIEDSQLVKEYINGSEKAIEVLINRHNARLTGFIYSKVGDRELTEDIFQDTFMKVIRTLKRGAYNEEGKFLPWVMRIAHNLVIDHFRKNNRMPMYGETESFNIFSMMGDERLNAEKQLIKDQIDSDLINMIKELPEDQQQVLEMRIYKDMSFKEISENTGVSINTALGRMRYALINLRKLVEANNIVLTN is encoded by the coding sequence ATGGAACTACGAATTGAAGACTCCCAGCTAGTTAAGGAATATATAAACGGTAGTGAAAAAGCCATTGAGGTACTCATTAACCGTCATAATGCTCGGCTCACAGGTTTTATCTACTCCAAAGTTGGAGACCGTGAATTAACCGAGGATATTTTCCAGGATACTTTTATGAAGGTTATCCGAACGCTTAAGCGTGGAGCCTATAATGAAGAAGGCAAGTTCCTACCTTGGGTCATGAGAATTGCCCATAATCTGGTCATAGATCATTTTAGAAAGAACAATAGAATGCCTATGTACGGCGAAACGGAAAGCTTCAATATTTTTTCTATGATGGGTGATGAACGCCTAAATGCGGAGAAACAACTTATAAAGGATCAAATTGATTCGGATTTGATCAATATGATAAAAGAGCTTCCAGAGGATCAGCAACAGGTTTTGGAAATGCGTATTTATAAGGATATGAGTTTTAAGGAAATTTCGGAGAACACTGGAGTTAGTATCAATACTGCTTTAGGGAGAATGCGTTACGCCCTCATTAATCTTAGAAAGCTCGTGGAAGCAAATAATATTGTTTTGACGAATTAA
- a CDS encoding RNA polymerase sigma factor has translation MELQMEDSELVRDYISGDEKALEVLINRHNQRITSFIYSKVLDRDITEDIFQDTFIKVIKTLKKGTYSEEGKFLPWVMRISHNLIIDHFRKNKRMPKFEGSDDFNIFSVIGDDKLNAEKQIIKDQIDTDLRYLVEELPDDQKEVLLMRIYKDMSFKEISENTGVSINTALGRMRYALINLRKIIDKHNIVLTN, from the coding sequence ATGGAATTACAAATGGAAGACTCAGAATTGGTAAGAGATTACATCAGTGGTGATGAAAAGGCTCTTGAAGTGTTAATCAACAGACACAACCAACGTATCACAAGTTTTATATACTCTAAAGTTTTGGATAGGGATATCACAGAGGATATCTTTCAAGATACTTTCATAAAGGTTATTAAGACCTTGAAGAAAGGTACCTATAGTGAAGAAGGAAAGTTTTTGCCTTGGGTTATGCGAATTTCCCATAATTTAATCATCGATCATTTCAGGAAGAACAAAAGAATGCCAAAGTTTGAAGGAAGCGATGATTTCAACATCTTCTCCGTAATCGGCGATGATAAACTAAATGCGGAAAAGCAGATAATCAAAGATCAAATTGATACGGATTTGCGCTATTTGGTAGAAGAACTTCCAGATGATCAAAAAGAGGTTTTACTTATGAGAATTTATAAGGACATGAGCTTCAAAGAGATATCTGAAAACACTGGAGTGAGTATTAACACTGCGCTGGGAAGGATGCGCTATGCTTTAATCAATCTCAGAAAAATCATAGACAAACATAATATCGTACTTACCAATTAA
- a CDS encoding endonuclease III domain-containing protein produces the protein MTKAEKVAFTISKLQELYSVIPVPLEHKDPYTLLIAVLLSAQSTDVRVNKITPLLFERADNPFDMIKMSEEEIREIIKPVGLSPMKSKGIYGLSKILIEKYNGEVPKDMALLEELPAVGHKTASVVVSQAFGIPAFPVDTHIHRLMYRWGFSNGKNVVQTEKDAKRLFPKELWNDLHLQIIWYGRDYSPARGWNLEKDVITSTIGRKKVLDEYYKNKKTRK, from the coding sequence ATGACGAAAGCTGAAAAAGTGGCCTTCACAATTTCCAAATTACAAGAGCTTTATTCTGTTATTCCTGTTCCTTTAGAACATAAAGACCCTTATACCCTGCTTATAGCGGTACTCTTATCCGCTCAAAGTACCGACGTACGCGTTAATAAAATTACTCCGTTGCTCTTTGAAAGAGCTGATAATCCGTTTGATATGATTAAAATGTCCGAGGAGGAAATTCGAGAAATCATAAAGCCGGTGGGGCTTTCACCCATGAAGTCCAAAGGAATATACGGATTATCAAAAATTTTGATTGAAAAATATAATGGCGAGGTACCCAAAGATATGGCCCTTCTAGAAGAATTACCAGCGGTTGGCCATAAGACAGCGAGCGTTGTAGTATCACAAGCCTTTGGTATCCCCGCTTTTCCGGTAGATACGCACATTCACAGATTGATGTACAGATGGGGTTTTTCTAACGGGAAAAATGTTGTTCAAACAGAAAAGGATGCTAAACGTTTGTTTCCTAAAGAATTATGGAACGATTTACACCTTCAAATAATTTGGTATGGAAGGGATTATTCCCCGGCACGAGGATGGAATCTGGAAAAAGACGTAATTACCAGTACCATTGGTAGGAAAAAGGTGCTAGACGAATATTATAAAAATAAAAAGACCCGCAAATAG
- the bcp gene encoding thioredoxin-dependent thiol peroxidase: MNTLKVGDKVSPFSAKDQDGNTINLSDYSGKKLIVFFYPAANTPGCTAEACNLRDNYKALQAEGYELLGVSADSQKKQSNFKNKYEFPFPLLADEDHTVINTFGVWGPKKFMGREYDGIHRKTFVIDGSGKVTNVIDKVKTKDHAAQLLG; the protein is encoded by the coding sequence ATGAACACATTGAAAGTAGGAGACAAAGTCTCGCCATTTTCAGCCAAAGATCAAGATGGCAATACTATTAATTTATCCGATTATTCTGGAAAAAAATTGATTGTTTTTTTCTATCCTGCCGCAAATACTCCCGGATGTACCGCAGAAGCCTGTAATTTAAGGGATAACTATAAAGCACTACAAGCAGAAGGCTATGAGTTATTGGGCGTAAGTGCGGATAGCCAAAAGAAACAAAGCAATTTTAAGAATAAATACGAGTTTCCTTTTCCATTGTTAGCGGACGAAGACCATACGGTTATCAATACTTTTGGAGTATGGGGACCTAAAAAGTTTATGGGCCGTGAGTATGATGGTATCCATAGAAAAACTTTTGTGATTGACGGTAGTGGTAAAGTAACCAATGTTATA